One region of Suncus etruscus isolate mSunEtr1 chromosome 5, mSunEtr1.pri.cur, whole genome shotgun sequence genomic DNA includes:
- the SET gene encoding protein SET isoform X1 produces the protein MAPKRQPAPPPLAKKPRGAAVAPKAEEALSSLGPRKGEKEQQEAIEHIDEVQNEIDRLNEQASEEILKVEQKYNKLRQPFFQKRSELIAKIPNFWVTTFVNHPQVSALLGEEDEEALHYLTRVEVTEFEDIKSGYRIDFYFDENPYFENKVLSKEFHLNESGDPSSKATEIKWKSGKDLTKRSSQTQNKASRKRQHEEPESFFTWFTDHSDAGADELGEVIKDDIWPNPLQYYLVPDMDDEEGEGEEDDDDDEEEEGLEDIDEEGDEDEGEEDEDDDEGEEGEEDEGEDD, from the exons ATGGCCCCTAAGCGCCagcccgcgccgccgccgctgGCCAAGAAGCCCCGGGGTGCAGCCGTCGCCCCCAAGGCCGAGGAGGCGCTCAGCTCGCTGGGCCCGAGGAAGGGAG AAAAAGAGCAACAGGAAGCGATTGAACATATCGACGAAGTACAAAATGAAATAGACAG acTTAATGAACAAGCCAGTGAGGAGATTTTGAAAGTAGAACAGAAATATAACAAACTCCGCCAGCCATTTTTTCAGAAGAGGTCGGAATTGATCGCCAAAATCCCCAATTTTTGGGTAACGACATTTGTCAACCATCCGCAAG TGTCTGCGCTGCTTggggaggaggatgaagaagcGCTGCATTATTTGACAAGAGTTGAAGTGACAGAGTTTGAAGATATTAAATCAGGTTACAGAATAGATTTT TATTTTGATGAAAACCCTTATTTCGAAAATAAAGTTCTCTCCAAAGAATTTCATCTGAATGAGAGTGGTGATCCATCTTCAAAGGCCACTGAAATCAAATGGAAATCTGGAAAG gATTTGACGAAACGCTCAAGTCAAACGCAGAATAAAGCCAGCAGGAAGAGACAGCACGAGGAACCAGAGAGTTTCTTTACCTGGTTCACTGACCACTCTGATGCTGGGGCAGATGAGCTGGGCGAGGTTATCAAGGATGACATTTGGCCAAATCCTTTACAATACTACTTG GTTCCTGACATGGATGatgaagaaggggaaggagaagaagatgatgatgatgatgaagaggaagaaggattGGAAGATATTGATGAAGAAGGGGATGAAGATGAAGgtgaagaagatgaagatgatgatgagggggaggaaggagag GAGGATGAAGGAGAAGACGACTAA
- the SET gene encoding protein SET isoform X2 has protein sequence MSAPAAKVSKKELNSNHDGADETSEKEQQEAIEHIDEVQNEIDRLNEQASEEILKVEQKYNKLRQPFFQKRSELIAKIPNFWVTTFVNHPQVSALLGEEDEEALHYLTRVEVTEFEDIKSGYRIDFYFDENPYFENKVLSKEFHLNESGDPSSKATEIKWKSGKDLTKRSSQTQNKASRKRQHEEPESFFTWFTDHSDAGADELGEVIKDDIWPNPLQYYLVPDMDDEEGEGEEDDDDDEEEEGLEDIDEEGDEDEGEEDEDDDEGEEGEEDEGEDD, from the exons ATGTCGGCGCCGGCGGCCAAAGTCAGCAAGAAGGAGCTCAACTCCAACCACGACGGGGCCGACGAGACCTCAG AAAAAGAGCAACAGGAAGCGATTGAACATATCGACGAAGTACAAAATGAAATAGACAG acTTAATGAACAAGCCAGTGAGGAGATTTTGAAAGTAGAACAGAAATATAACAAACTCCGCCAGCCATTTTTTCAGAAGAGGTCGGAATTGATCGCCAAAATCCCCAATTTTTGGGTAACGACATTTGTCAACCATCCGCAAG TGTCTGCGCTGCTTggggaggaggatgaagaagcGCTGCATTATTTGACAAGAGTTGAAGTGACAGAGTTTGAAGATATTAAATCAGGTTACAGAATAGATTTT TATTTTGATGAAAACCCTTATTTCGAAAATAAAGTTCTCTCCAAAGAATTTCATCTGAATGAGAGTGGTGATCCATCTTCAAAGGCCACTGAAATCAAATGGAAATCTGGAAAG gATTTGACGAAACGCTCAAGTCAAACGCAGAATAAAGCCAGCAGGAAGAGACAGCACGAGGAACCAGAGAGTTTCTTTACCTGGTTCACTGACCACTCTGATGCTGGGGCAGATGAGCTGGGCGAGGTTATCAAGGATGACATTTGGCCAAATCCTTTACAATACTACTTG GTTCCTGACATGGATGatgaagaaggggaaggagaagaagatgatgatgatgatgaagaggaagaaggattGGAAGATATTGATGAAGAAGGGGATGAAGATGAAGgtgaagaagatgaagatgatgatgagggggaggaaggagag GAGGATGAAGGAGAAGACGACTAA